In Drosophila santomea strain STO CAGO 1482 chromosome 3L, Prin_Dsan_1.1, whole genome shotgun sequence, a single window of DNA contains:
- the LOC120448340 gene encoding cadherin-23, whose product MLPLLLLLFLSLTAGQLVNQPPQFVPGTGDMSRFSLSENTPVGSPVFQLKGTDPEGGRLKYSISGPVFSVDRETGVVRLRQELDRETQDTVEVIISITDEGVYGTEPNTVSQRRVIPVRDYNDNQPTFLGRPYTASVSESLPVGSEISVEPPIVVVDRDEGINAEVQMKCVEENDICDIFEVRAVKISDGNYTARVALKQQLDFESRPSYILTISASDSALDNRLSSVATISINVIDIQDQSPIFTNAPYSATVPENTPAGVSILTVKAVDGDVGIPRDIFLSLEDEPFGHFELVPFGDPREGTAVLQTTAEPLDRENAEILQNGGVYVFSIRATELIDGAIPAEHSLTRVTIVVTDVDDHQPTFSGPHFNVSITENLANGMPLPGLSIFVDDRDMGENSRYELSLRDVFNAARVFEVSPTDSQGRTPVVVKVLNASRLDYDVADPDLRRFEFDLVASVKGVEKAKTRAEIHLLDANDNAPVFDQGTYRFTAAENLPVDAVIGHVKATDLDSGEFGHVRYVLKGFGADNFYVNPETGGVYLLKPLDYEKQSSYSLTVVAIDGGQREANANLFIGVTDVNDNHPNFESKEYSRTIREGAALFEPQFFVRAHDTDGPTQGNGRVKYSIVSENSIAGNVFRIEPDTGEIVIQKAARSMDTERGEYELVVSATDFGIPPLSNTTRVLVRVGISGNQRPIFRGHFQNMENLPIIGPPSYRVSIPENAAAGSNVTSVSAHDPDGLDSLLRYRIVGANDNFEIDELSGLITVSPQARIDRDSNMNSFEIIVNAVDSGTPIPETATTTVYVNVKDINDERPKFEQNSYATYVSERTAVGESVLRVKATDKDLNSKLEYSMVGPVAATTKAGVSIANRSNYRLQEAFRVDSHSGEIFVNGTLRHDVAAIIIFTVGVRDLNAEVDPEGQVDFTEVTVYVQSFQDTNPVFKNPGWTSSRPVIDVKIKEEMPIDSALFILQAEDPVTRQPITSFELVEPKQVDYFQVAERTGEVILKKRLDYEALGETGPEFELQVRANSADRQRSTVSRVNITVENVNDNSPHFERTSYQATIIENRPHPERVIRVRAIDKDAVLNARDERLGYHKIIYSLQGEHAMLFDINNTTGEIIVASGQTIDRERTPRIQLQIKAEDSPGRPTDAKQSVVELQIEVLDVNDNAPEFTQKKYSTVIPENAQIDSFVLQLEAVDADEGLGGEVRYELVNEGEANGLFKVDPKSGLISTRRNLTGKGRAHPYVLIVRAQDNGNQLPKQPTLSTDTDVRIYIGDVSANDGVPYFLSPRVGQMANVTENAVTGAPVFQVIASDPDDENTPSGTITYRILPDTPDAEAFVIDAHSGLITTKQSMDRETKDTYRILLEVSDNGQPKQSVTRILQIAVLDVDDHEPRFAREVDAGPLSMTVREEEPAGTIVGNFSALDDDLGENAAIDYVIIDGNNEQLFTIERNNESLAILKTQKPIDREQVESFTLTIKCLKLGEPGYKFIGDPYDRQDPSHLRINIRVLDIDDNLPKFEQPDPTVGIRINVPIDTVVTTLKASDADAEAPPVGLSIENVTFVPQFYKRSRSLAVGNLQNLFTLNNRTGELRTGGSFSDYVDGYFLLRVMANNSVQPKRQAHSNLKVFVIRDKSLLKFVFARPPNEIQHNIRPFQELLQKKLKPLGLELHVLDTQVFTRPDMSLDFTATSSCFQMFKNGAALSFNEMQKLMNSQQLRQELIDIYAAYGVSEVESCSVRRTHAAAIFAGMLTSAGAWLVFLAALIGLAALVSLCTACCLKKKLKRHSKRSLQASLRTPTEHTPTSYSYSMPAVLYSEPIYGPL is encoded by the exons GAACTGATCCGGAAGGAGGTCGCCTGAAGTACAGTATCAGCGGACCCGTTTTCTCGGTGGATCGCGAGACGGGAGTGGTGCGCCTGCGCCAGGAGCTGGATCGAGAGACCCAGGACACCGTCGAGGTGATCATCAGCATCACAGACGAAGGTGTCTATGGCACAGAACCCAACACCGTCTCCCAAAGGCGGGTGATTCCTGTACGGGATTACAATGACAACCAGCCGACTTTCCTGGGCAGACCATACACCGCCAGTGTCAGTGAATCCCTGCCCGTGGGTTCGGAGATCAGTGTGGAGCCACCCATTGTGGTCGTGGACCGGGACGAGGGCATCAACGCAGAGGTTCAGATGAAGTGTGTAGAG GAAAACGACATTTGCGACATCTTTGAGGTGCGGGCAGTGAAAATATCCGACGGAAACTACACAGCGCGAGTGGCGCTGAAGCAACAGCTGGATTTCGAGAGCCGTCCCTCGTACATCTTGACCATTTCGGCCTCGGACAGTGCTTTGGATAACCGCCTTTCCTCCGTGGCCACCATTTCGATCAATGTGATCGACATCCAGGATCAGTCGCCAATCTTTACCAATGCTCCGTACTCCGCGACAGTGCCGGAGAACACTCCCGCCGGAGTGAGCATTCTGACGGTCAAGGCTGTAGATGGAGATGTGGGCATACCAAGGGATATATTCCTTTCTCTGGAAGATGAACCCTTCGGGCACTTTGAGCTGGTACCGTTTGGAGATCCTCGCGAGGGAACTGCAGTACTGCAGACCACCGCAGAGCCACTGGATCGTGAGAACGCTGAGATCCTCCAAAATGGTGGGGTATATGTGTTTTCCATAAGAGCCACTGAGCTGATCGATGGAGCTATTCCCGCCGAGCACTCGCTGACAAGAGTAACCATTGTGGTCACCGATGTGGACGATCACCAGCCCACCTTTAGTGGACCGCACTTCAATGTCTCCATAACGGAAAATCTGGCTAATGGAATGCCTCTGCCGGGACTCTCGATCTTCGTGGATGATCGCGACATGGGCGAGAACAGTCGCTATGAGCTTTCTTTGCGGGATGTCTTCAATGCGGCCAGAGTATTTGAAGTCTCTCCCACTGATTCTCAAGGCCGGACACCAGTGGTTGTCAAGGTGTTGAATGCTAGTCGCTTAGATTACGATGTTGCCGATCCGGACCTGCGACGATTTGAGTTCGATCTTGTGGCTTCCGTCAAGGGCGTGGAGAAGGCCAAGACCCGAGCAGAGATCCATCTGCTGGACGCTAATGACAATGCACCTGTGTTTGACCAAGGCACCTATCGTTTTACGGCAGCTGAGAATCTTCCTGTGGACGCTGTAATCGGACACGTAAAAGCCACTGATTTGGATTCCGGTGAGTTTGGACACGTTCGCTACGTACTCAAGGGCTTCGGTGCGGACAACTTCTATGTGAATCCGGAAACCGGAGGCGTTTACCTGCTCAAACCTCTGGACTACGAAAAGCAGAGCAGCTACAGCCTCACAGTGGTGGCCATCGATGGAGGGCAGCGGGAGGCCAATGCCAACTTGTTCATCGGGGTCACCGATGTGAACGACAATCATCCAAACTTCGAGAGCAAGGAATACAGTCGAACTATTCGGGAGGGTGCAGCCCTCTTTGAGCCGCAGTTCTTCGTGCGTGCCCACGATACAGATGGTCCCACCCAGGGAAATGGACGGGTTAAGTATTCCATTGTGTCCGAAAACAGCATTGCTGGAAATGTATTCCGCATAGAGCCGGATACGGGCGAGATTGTCATTCAGAAAGCAGCGCGATCCATGGACACCGAGAGGGGTGAATACGAACTGGTGGTTTCGGCCACTGATTTCG GCATTCCTCCCTTGTCCAACACCACTCGCGTTTTGGTACGCGTTGGCATTTCCGGCAATCAACGGCCCATCTTCCGAGGACACTTTCAGAACATGGAGAACCTACCCATCATTGGCCCGCCCAGTTACCGAGTCTCGATTCCCGAGAACGCCGCTGCAGGATCAAATGTCACCTCTGTATCTGCCCACGATCCGGATGGTCTGGACAGCCTGCTGCGGTACAGGATTGTGGGTGCCAACGACAACTTTGAGATTGATGAACT ttCTGGCTTAATCACTGTGTCGCCACAAGCCCGCATCGATCGCGACTCGAACATGAACAGCTTTGAGATCATAGTGAACGCAGTGGACTCCGGAACTCCAATCCCGGAAACGGCCACCACTACGGTTTATGTTAATGTGAAGGACATCAATGATGAGCGCCCAAAGTTCGAGCAGAACAGCTATGCGACGTACGTGTCCGAGAGGACAGCCGTGGGTGAGAGTGTCCTTCGGGTGAAGGCAACCGACAAGGATCTTAATTCGAAATTGGAGTACAGTATGGTTGGTCCAGTTGCTGCTACCACAAAAGCGGGCGTAAGCATAGCCAATCGCAGCAACTACCGACTGCAGGAGGCCTTCCGAGTGGACAGTCATAGTGGTGAGATCTTTGTCAATGGAACGCTTCGTCACGATGTGGCcgccatcatcatcttcaCCGTGGGTGTGCGAGATCTCAATGCGGAGGTGGATCCCGAGGGACAGGTGGACTTCACAGAAGTTACCGTGTACGTGCAGTCCTTCCAGGACACCAATCCGGTGTTTAAGAATCCCGGCTGGACCAGCTCAAGACCGGTGATCGATGTTAAGATCAAAGAGGAAATGCCCATCGATAGTGCGCTGTTTATTTTGCAGGCGGAAGATCCTGTCACCAGACAGCCGATCACCAGTTTTGAGTTGGTGGAACCCAAACAGGTGGACTATTTCCAAGTGGCGGAGCGAACCGGAGAGGTGATACTCAAGAAGCGGCTGGACTATGAGGCGTTGGGCGAAACTGGTCCGGAGTTTGAGCTGCAAGTTCGCGCTAATAGTGCCGATCGACAAAGAAGCACTGTCAGTCGAGTCAACATCACCGTGGAGAACGTGAATGACAATAGCCCGCACTTCGAACGGACCTCCTATCAAGCCACCATCATCGAGAACAGGCCTCATCCGGAGCGAGTCATCCGGGTGAGAGCTATAGACAAGGACGCGGTTCTTAATGCCCGTGATGAGCGATTGGGCTACCACAAGATCATCTACTCACTGCAGGGCGAGCACGCCATGCTATTCGATATTAACAATACAACTGGGGAAATTATAGTGGCTAGTGGTCAGACCATCGACAGGGAGCGCACACCCAGGATTCAGCTGCAGATCAAGGCGGAGGACTCTCCTGGTCGTCCCACGGATGCCAAACAAAGCGTAGTGGAGCTACAGATAGAGGTTTTGGACGTGAATGACAACGCTCCGGAGTTTACCCAGAAGAAATACAGCACTGTGATTCCGGAAAACGCGCAGATCGACTCGTTTGTCCTCCAGCTGGAAGCcgtggatgcggatgagggTCTGGGTGGCGAGGTGCGCTACGAGTTGGTTAACGAGGGTGAAGCCAATGGACTTTTCAAGGTCGATCCCAAGAGTGGTCTGATCTCCACCCGACGCAATCTTACCGGCAAGGGCCGCGCACATCCCTATGTACTAATTGTTCGTGCCCAGGACAACGGCAACCAGTTGCCCAAACAGCCCACATTATCCACCGACACCGATGTCAGGATCTACATAGGGGATGTGAGCGCCAATGATGGCGTGCCCTACTTCTTGTCTCCTCGGGTGGGACAAATGGCAAATGTCACAGAG AATGCTGTTACTGGAGCTCCAGTATTTCAAGTCATTGCCAGCGATCCGGATGATGAAAACACCCCATCCGGAACCATTACTTATCGCATTTTGCCGGATACTCCAGACGCCGAGGCCTTTGTCATAGATGCTCACTCAGGATTGATAACAACCAAGCAATCAATGGATCGGGAGACAAAGGACACGTACAGGATTCTGCTGGAAGTAAGTGACAATGGACAGCCCAAGCAGTCGGTGACGAGGATCCTTCAAATTGCTGTCCTGGATGTGGATGATCACGAACCGCGATTCGCAAGAGAAGTT GACGCAGGACCCTTGAGCATGACGGTAAGAGAAGAGGAACCGGCTGGCACCATTGTCGGTAACTTCAGCGCTTTGGACGACGATCTCGGCGAGAATGCGGCCATTGATTATGTGATCATCGATGGAAATAATGAACAATTGTTTACGATAGAGCGAAACAACGAAAGTCTGGCCATTCTCAAGACCCAAAAGCCTATTGACCGAGAGCAGGTTGAGTCCTTTACTCTGACGATTAAGTGTCTAAAACTGGGCGAACCTGGCTACAAGTTTATTGGAGATCCCTATGATCGACAGGATCCTTCACATTTGCGAATCAACATTCGAGTACTGGACATCGACGACAATCTGCCGAAATTCGAGCAGCCAGATCCCACTGTGGGTATTAGGATCAATGTGCCTATTGACACTGTGGTGACCACGTTGAAAGCCAGTGATGCCGATGCGGAGGCTCCGCCCGTTGGTCTTTCCATTGAGAACGTGACCTTTGTGCCGCAGTTCTATAAGAGAAGTCGCAGCTTGGCCGTCGGTAACCTGCAGAATCTCTTTACCTTGAACAATCGGACTGGCGAACTGAGAACTGGAGGTTCCTTCTCTGATTACGTGGATGGATACTTCTTATTGCGGGTGATGGCCAACAATTCAGTACAACCCAAACGTCAAGCCCACAGCAATCTCAAGGTGTTTGTAATTCGAGACAAATCTCTGCTTAAGTTCGTCTTTGCCCGACCTCCAAACGAAATCCAGCACAATATCCGACCGTTCCAGGAGCTGTTGCAGAAAAAACTGAAGCCCCTGGGATTGGAGTTGCACGTCTTGGATACACAGGTCTTCACCAGACCCGACATGAGTCTGGACTTTACCGCCACCAGCTCCTGTTTCCAGATGTTCAAGAATGGAGCTGCCTTGTCCTTCAACGAGATGCAGAAGCTGATGAACTCACAGCAGCTGCGTCAGGAACTGATAGATATATACGCCGCCTACGGGGTTAGTGAGGTGGAATCCTGCTCGGTGAGAAGGACTCATGCTGCAGCTATTTTTGCGGGAATGCTCACCTCGGCGGGAGCCTGGCTGGTTTTCCTGGCCGCCCTCATAGGTCTGGCTGCCTTGGTTTCCCTGTGCACAGCCTGCTGTTTGAAGAAAAA ACTAAAGCGGCACAGTAAGCGCAGTCTTCAGGCAAGCTTACGCACTCCCACGGAGCACACACCAACCTCGTATAGTTACTCCATGCCCGCCGTGCTCTACTCCGAACCCATCTACGGGCCCTTGTAG
- the LOC120448843 gene encoding basic helix-loop-helix neural transcription factor TAP, with amino-acid sequence MAACYNAYSAGSQSFDFDEDDDDASFDSGYEKSFETEAQLSSRRRLDFGTPPTPAIPQPYSGGTWDAVPLSSPPAGFVGLLDTSSNHSTRSGRTLVEHLNSRATNGAFDPPLTSTPMKSPEDPDAPRPKRKYAVGKNRVTRSRSPTQVVKIKRFRRMKANDRERNRMHNLNDALEKLRVTLPSLPEETKLTKIEILRFAHNYIFALEQVLESGGSINLDLEKLQNFTLSGERITKELFDALFVNPQPYPMFGRMFPYGQGMAPLAQHQTAPASHAEQPPAMGGFQHGMDYPQQPPGFDFTGSMRFYHQQQHPQQQPHQPHHLQPNPQQESSPQQFSQEKYDLFRGSFDAAANIHPTNLDSGIHQQSSFYSQTPPWKDYPEDQAQALAVPHPHSYKHFAPQV; translated from the coding sequence ATGGCCGCCTGCTACAATGCCTACAGCGCTGGATCGCAGTCCTTCGACTtcgacgaggacgacgacgacgccTCCTTCGACAGTGGCTACGAGAAGAGTTTCGAGACGGAGGCCCAGTTGAGTTCGCGTCGCCGCTTGGACTTCGGCACTCCTCCGACTCCGGCGATCCCGCAACCCTACTCCGGCGGCACCTGGGACGCCGTACCGCTCAGCTCGCCGCCGGCGGGCTTCGTGGGACTGCTCGATACGAGCAGCAATCACAGCACTCGGAGCGGCAGAACGCTGGTGGAGCATCTGAACAGCCGGGCCACGAATGGCGCCTTCGATCCGCCATTGACTAGTACGCCGATGAAGTCGCCAGAGGATCCCGATGCGCCGCGACCAAAACGCAAATATGCCGTCGGCAAAAACAGAGTAACTCGCTCGCGCAGTCCCACCCAAGTGGTGAAGATCAAGCGATTCCGCCGCATGAAGGCCAATGACCGAGAGCGCAATCGGATGCACAACTTGAATGATGCTCTGGAGAAGCTACGGGTCACTCTGCCCTCGCTGCCCGAGGAGACGAAGCTGACGAAGATCGAGATCCTACGGTTTGCGCACAACTATATCTTTGCCCTGGAGCAGGTGCTGGAAAGCGGGGGTTCAATCAACCTGGATCTGGAGAAGCTGCAGAACTTCACGCTGAGTGGTGAGAGGATCACCAAGGAGCTCTTCGATGCTCTATTCGTGAATCCACAGCCGTATCCCATGTTCGGTCGAATGTTCCCCTATGGCCAGGGAATGGCGCCTCTGGCCCAGCATCAGACTGCTCCAGCTTCGCATGCGGAGCAGCCGCCGGCGATGGGCGGCTTTCAGCACGGCATGGACTACCCGCAGCAGCCACCAGGATTCGACTTTACAGGCAGCATGCGGTTTtaccaccaacagcagcatccgcagcagcagccgcatcagcCTCACCATCTGCAGCCTAATCCCCAGCAGGAGTCCAGCCCGCAGCAGTTCTCGCAGGAGAAATACGATCTCTTCAGGGGATCCTTCGATGCAGCTGCCAATATTCATCCTACTAACTTGGACTCTGGGATTCACCAGCAGAGCAGCTTCTACTCGCAAACACCGCCGTGGAAGGACTATCCGGAGGATCAGGCACAAGCGCTTGCCGTTCCACATCCACACAGCTACAAACACTTCGCCCCACAGGTGTAG